Proteins encoded within one genomic window of bacterium:
- a CDS encoding class II aldolase/adducin family protein, with protein sequence MSDELEILSHALIDVCRRLYERGLIVAADGNVSCRIDAERFLTTPSGMCKGFLSPEDLVVVDLAGRALQGRRKPSSEFGMHAAVYRVRPDVKAVVHAHPPTATAFSVAGVSLMAPILTEVVIGLGAIPTAPYATPGTPQVGEGVARLLVDYDCCILSHHGAVTVGQDLFEAFYRMETLEQTAKVALAAHTLGGPRPLGEDQVEALARTRRAMGLREIPVTRLPGSGM encoded by the coding sequence ATGTCCGACGAACTCGAAATCCTGAGTCACGCCCTGATCGACGTCTGCCGCCGCCTGTACGAGCGGGGGCTGATTGTCGCCGCCGATGGCAACGTGAGCTGCCGGATCGATGCCGAGCGCTTCCTCACCACCCCTTCCGGCATGTGCAAGGGCTTCCTGTCGCCCGAGGACCTGGTGGTGGTGGACCTCGCAGGACGCGCGCTCCAGGGGCGCCGCAAGCCCTCGAGCGAGTTCGGCATGCACGCGGCCGTCTACCGGGTCCGGCCCGACGTCAAGGCGGTGGTCCACGCCCATCCCCCCACGGCCACGGCTTTCTCGGTGGCGGGCGTCTCGCTCATGGCCCCGATCCTGACCGAGGTGGTGATCGGCCTGGGCGCCATCCCGACCGCCCCCTACGCCACCCCGGGCACCCCCCAGGTGGGCGAGGGGGTCGCCCGGCTCCTGGTCGACTACGACTGCTGCATCCTCTCTCACCACGGGGCCGTCACGGTGGGGCAGGACCTGTTCGAGGCCTTCTACCGGATGGAAACGCTGGAGCAGACCGCCAAGGTCGCCCTCGCCGCCCACACCCTCGGCGGCCCTCGGCCCCTCGGCGAGGACCAAGTCGAGGCCCTGGCCCGCACCCGGCGGGCCATGGGCCTGCGGGAGATCCCGGTTACCCGCTTGCCCGGCTCGGGTATGTAG
- a CDS encoding GNAT family N-acetyltransferase — MKPSVRLATESDWPRLVALLAAGHGGNGYHAAVYQRWHAEWPQVLNEFEALLIVETPRGLAGFAGIQRHPIPYTAGLFRALADHFLAPDLDPGEAIVALVDGLAEWARERGFARVTLNMEPQEADLLTALAEAGGFPERVAMFTNRFPNEPLDPTIRPMRDEEADQVAAMGAEVAAYLATLPGSLPSPTGEALVDLTREGYKEYGETRPHAFFVAEREGHLVGFVFAVVEPPDGGLIYDLYVMPAWRRQGIARALYRQAAGWLVQQGAEWLTLSVYALNRPAYEAYEQWGFFPFFVAWERNL, encoded by the coding sequence GTGAAGCCGAGCGTCCGTCTAGCCACCGAATCCGATTGGCCGCGCCTTGTGGCCCTCCTGGCGGCAGGCCATGGTGGCAACGGCTACCACGCAGCCGTCTACCAGCGCTGGCACGCCGAGTGGCCGCAAGTGCTCAATGAGTTCGAGGCCCTGCTCATCGTCGAGACCCCACGCGGGCTCGCGGGCTTCGCCGGAATCCAGCGCCACCCCATCCCTTACACGGCGGGCCTCTTTCGAGCCCTGGCGGATCACTTCCTCGCCCCTGACCTGGATCCGGGCGAGGCGATCGTCGCGTTGGTCGACGGCCTCGCGGAGTGGGCGCGCGAGCGGGGTTTTGCCCGGGTGACCCTCAACATGGAGCCCCAGGAGGCCGATTTGCTGACGGCCCTGGCGGAGGCGGGGGGCTTTCCCGAGCGGGTGGCCATGTTCACCAATCGCTTCCCCAACGAACCCCTGGATCCGACCATCCGCCCCATGCGCGACGAGGAGGCCGACCAGGTGGCCGCCATGGGCGCGGAAGTGGCCGCGTACCTCGCGACCTTACCCGGCTCCTTGCCCTCGCCCACGGGCGAGGCGCTGGTCGACCTGACCCGCGAGGGCTACAAGGAGTACGGGGAAACGCGGCCCCATGCCTTCTTCGTGGCCGAGCGCGAGGGACACCTGGTGGGCTTTGTCTTCGCCGTGGTCGAGCCCCCGGACGGGGGCCTCATCTACGACCTCTACGTCATGCCTGCATGGCGGCGCCAGGGAATTGCCCGAGCCCTCTACCGGCAGGCGGCAGGCTGGCTTGTGCAGCAGGGCGCCGAGTGGCTCACCCTGTCGGTCTACGCCCTGAACCGCCCCGCCTACGAAGCCTACGAGCAGTGGGGCTTCTTCCCGTTCTTTGTCGCCTGGGAGCGCAATCTCTGA
- a CDS encoding S8 family serine peptidase, which produces MQRARLAIAALALVLAGCAAAPSITGAGGEASRISGQAIAGEHIIRLKAGVSPSAYARKHGLQLVQALGLGMHLFRGERALSILEADPEVVFAEPNRTIQLPALKAQPAPNPSTRAASPNDPLFPAQYAPVITGAEKVWPKQKGSAEVIVAVIDSGIDGTHPEFEGRLLPGYDFSEKQAVAGGDRDGYGHGTHVAGVIGARQDNGVGVTGIAPGCKLLPVRIFNNSGHTTDGASTAAIIWAVDHGAKVINASWGSPSDSEAGRAAIKYAQDKDVVVVAAVGNTGKEWDPSYPAAWPGVVAVAASNDQDGWASFSTWGDWITLAGPGDAILSTYPLSKGNGYRIMSGTSMAAPAVSAVAALVRSQHPQLSQAQVIERLYATARDTVMTGKDKYVGHGRVDALRAVLDPL; this is translated from the coding sequence ATGCAACGCGCTCGTCTTGCCATCGCTGCCCTGGCCCTCGTCCTTGCCGGCTGTGCCGCCGCCCCTTCCATCACGGGGGCTGGGGGTGAAGCTTCCCGGATTTCGGGCCAGGCGATCGCAGGCGAGCACATCATCCGCCTCAAGGCCGGCGTCTCTCCCTCGGCCTACGCTCGCAAGCACGGCCTCCAGCTGGTCCAGGCCCTGGGCCTCGGGATGCATCTCTTCCGCGGCGAACGCGCCCTCTCGATCCTGGAGGCGGACCCCGAGGTGGTGTTCGCCGAGCCCAACCGCACCATCCAGCTGCCCGCGCTCAAGGCGCAGCCGGCGCCGAATCCCTCGACCCGCGCCGCCTCGCCCAACGACCCGCTCTTCCCCGCCCAGTACGCCCCGGTCATCACCGGCGCCGAGAAGGTGTGGCCCAAGCAGAAGGGCTCCGCCGAGGTGATCGTGGCGGTCATCGACTCGGGGATCGACGGCACCCATCCCGAGTTCGAGGGGCGTCTGTTGCCCGGCTACGACTTCAGCGAGAAGCAGGCCGTTGCCGGCGGTGACCGGGACGGCTACGGCCACGGGACCCACGTGGCGGGCGTCATCGGGGCGCGGCAGGACAACGGGGTGGGCGTGACGGGGATCGCCCCCGGCTGCAAGCTCTTGCCCGTGCGGATCTTCAACAACTCGGGCCACACGACCGACGGCGCTTCGACCGCGGCCATCATCTGGGCGGTGGACCACGGCGCCAAGGTCATCAACGCCAGCTGGGGCAGCCCCTCGGACAGCGAGGCGGGCCGCGCGGCCATCAAGTACGCCCAGGACAAGGACGTGGTCGTGGTGGCGGCCGTCGGCAACACCGGCAAGGAGTGGGACCCCAGCTACCCCGCGGCCTGGCCCGGGGTCGTGGCGGTGGCGGCGAGCAACGACCAGGACGGCTGGGCTTCGTTCTCGACCTGGGGGGACTGGATCACGCTGGCAGGACCCGGTGATGCCATCCTCTCGACCTATCCGCTCTCCAAGGGAAACGGCTACCGCATCATGTCGGGCACCTCGATGGCGGCCCCGGCCGTCTCGGCGGTGGCGGCCCTGGTGCGCAGCCAGCACCCCCAGCTCTCGCAGGCCCAGGTCATCGAGCGCCTCTACGCCACGGCCCGGGACACCGTCATGACGGGTAAGGACAAGTACGTGGGCCACGGCCGCGTCGACGCGCTGCGCGCGGTGCTCGACCCGCTCTAG
- a CDS encoding GNAT family N-acetyltransferase yields MEASVTFAERWRRLPHGGCVAGSRTLSWMERDVLARPQRAYVGDDAMLVPLEAHEELIELYQASQDAHGLEAAIAREWPRISAHLPPSALIVAKGTEGHLLAPHGFARIDELLYYLLDPLPALEQHPSVRQAEARDLEALVALDRAAFPAAFQRSRQEMAVHLEVSMVRVVSQGERLIGFTILQPLGERYHLGAIGVHPARQNQGWGKILLADALATAHLAGAKAVGLTTQASNLSSRALYERFGMMATAAGPVWARIPSKAP; encoded by the coding sequence ATGGAAGCGTCCGTGACCTTCGCCGAGCGCTGGCGGCGCCTCCCCCACGGAGGGTGTGTGGCGGGCAGCCGCACCCTCTCCTGGATGGAGCGGGACGTGCTGGCGCGTCCCCAGCGCGCCTACGTGGGCGACGACGCCATGCTGGTGCCGCTCGAAGCCCATGAGGAACTGATCGAGCTCTATCAGGCCAGCCAAGACGCCCATGGGCTCGAAGCCGCGATCGCCCGGGAGTGGCCGCGCATCTCCGCGCACCTGCCCCCGTCCGCCTTGATCGTCGCCAAGGGCACCGAGGGGCACCTCCTCGCACCGCACGGCTTCGCCCGCATCGACGAGCTCCTGTACTACCTCTTGGACCCACTGCCTGCGCTCGAGCAGCATCCCTCGGTCCGTCAGGCCGAGGCGCGCGATCTAGAGGCCCTGGTGGCGCTCGATCGCGCCGCCTTCCCGGCCGCCTTCCAGCGCAGCCGGCAAGAAATGGCCGTCCACCTCGAAGTCTCGATGGTGCGCGTCGTGAGCCAGGGCGAACGCCTGATCGGCTTCACCATCCTCCAGCCGCTCGGCGAGCGGTATCACCTGGGGGCCATCGGGGTGCATCCCGCCCGGCAGAACCAGGGCTGGGGCAAGATCCTCCTGGCGGACGCCCTCGCCACCGCCCACCTGGCAGGCGCCAAGGCCGTGGGCCTCACCACCCAGGCCTCGAACCTCTCGTCACGCGCCCTCTACGAGCGCTTCGGGATGATGGCGACCGCCGCGGGCCCCGTCTGGGCCCGCATCCCTTCGAAAGCCCCCTGA
- a CDS encoding zf-TFIIB domain-containing protein, which yields MHCLRCDDAYLEGTYLGATAVDRCPACLGHWFARGELAAFLKSPTVSYFADQYATLKIPAVRITSVPDCPSCGVALKRARPAQLGQAAVDVCPRCGGTWLDGIEIQRVLVTQVKGKGLVRTALEIIDFVLGLPWKRP from the coding sequence ATGCACTGCCTGCGCTGCGACGACGCCTACCTCGAAGGCACCTACCTCGGCGCCACCGCGGTGGATCGCTGCCCGGCGTGCCTGGGCCACTGGTTTGCGCGCGGCGAGCTCGCCGCCTTCCTCAAGTCGCCCACCGTGAGCTACTTCGCCGACCAGTACGCCACCCTCAAGATCCCCGCGGTGCGGATCACCAGCGTCCCCGACTGCCCCTCCTGCGGGGTCGCGCTCAAGCGGGCCCGTCCCGCCCAGCTCGGCCAGGCGGCGGTCGACGTGTGCCCCCGCTGCGGGGGCACGTGGCTCGATGGGATCGAGATCCAGCGGGTGCTCGTCACCCAGGTCAAAGGCAAGGGCCTCGTGCGCACGGCGCTCGAGATCATCGACTTCGTATTGGGGTTGCCATGGAAGCGTCCGTGA
- a CDS encoding deoxyribose-phosphate aldolase: MVREELPLARMIDHTLLKADATEADIRKLCAEAREHVFASVCVNPANVALAAQLLAGSEVKVCTVVGFPLGASAPEVKAFETAQAIKDGASEIDMVLNVGALKSGQPERVQQDIRAVVDACPEGVITKVILETCLLTDDEKVTACLLAQAVGADFVKTSTGFSTGGATVHDVALMRRTVGPDMGVKASGGVRDRETALAMVEAGATRIGASASVAIASGEGTAAAGY; this comes from the coding sequence ATGGTCCGCGAGGAACTCCCTCTTGCCCGCATGATCGACCACACCCTGCTCAAGGCTGATGCCACCGAGGCCGACATCCGCAAGCTCTGCGCCGAAGCGCGCGAGCACGTCTTCGCCTCGGTCTGCGTCAACCCCGCCAACGTGGCGCTCGCCGCCCAGCTGCTCGCAGGGTCCGAGGTCAAGGTCTGCACCGTGGTCGGCTTCCCCCTCGGCGCCTCGGCCCCCGAGGTCAAGGCCTTCGAGACCGCGCAGGCCATCAAGGACGGGGCCAGCGAGATCGACATGGTCCTCAACGTCGGCGCCCTCAAGAGCGGCCAGCCCGAGCGGGTCCAGCAGGACATCCGCGCGGTGGTGGACGCCTGCCCCGAAGGCGTGATCACCAAGGTCATCCTCGAGACCTGCCTGCTCACCGACGACGAGAAGGTCACCGCCTGCCTCCTGGCCCAGGCTGTGGGCGCGGACTTCGTCAAGACCTCGACCGGCTTCTCGACCGGTGGTGCGACCGTCCACGACGTGGCCCTCATGCGCCGGACCGTCGGCCCCGACATGGGGGTCAAGGCCTCGGGCGGCGTCCGCGATCGCGAAACCGCCCTGGCCATGGTCGAGGCCGGCGCCACCCGGATCGGAGCGAGCGCCTCGGTGGCGATCGCCTCGGGTGAAGGGACCGCCGCCGCGGGCTACTAG
- a CDS encoding IPT/TIG domain-containing protein, which translates to MRFSRVFALSLMLVGCHLPAAVKQPVAPPTGERASALDAQRSQADLAVDSSVKGVAAFPQPLAAQAAPGHVLNQAVVFLVDPDTRLTVTVGKTDAAGNFTLALNDYVPDPAKIYLLEAYKGLAANAAGADAARLRTFLKWTGSSWQSITQGGVVLTPLTTALALMNSLNPAVTRTSLLDKVNGSGALTSPPAGYTALEVNGLAGAIQRYLAGDIDPVSSVSGLAPAVTSLSPASAVPLAAIAINGTGFSPVAGDNVVTFGGNVVGAVYMASPKQLIVVVPQGATSGNIKVTTRSKDSNLVNFVVTGGQGPAGFVISDLSPSIAMPGETINILGAGFSPTAAENVVTFQQGGGGTVTATPTQAAPHSLMVQVPAGAISGPVSVTINGNTTNRFYFNAMTPVITGISPTSGTVATAVKLDGRSFGSQGLQSAVRFNGAVNQGSIVSWGTNQVVVKPPAPSLISKVSGPLSAVMLTGSVSQPFGNFTANASVVEGFTGAPGAGTTASWTGGILQAGVADTAFTQTNFSANTNTGNFVANASGLTVTPVTGTFPIAVSGYQYDAGTSYSARTQLGVDDAYFFAPGTSAKKVRRYNLYTGAFEDETALSYGDAVIWNPNNGYASLAASAYQAFKLGTTWGGAAFTTPTDSSATNLANSTHAMFATDGTTYYHYDCGAGHKVSLLSSALGDLGSWPGVSYGCGSGPASAAGFTGLSEVLTNPGNATNSITTLDRVNGSSWSKNAVALPFALDGTGVSGVNVPLIGSNGVHLFVLGRNPGYNGNAISLFRFTYSGGVLTHLTSGGSATSTTAAIALTANSVWNTVTFTRNVPANSNCTIDVLDGTSGAVLKSNIASGASIGDLTASSIKLRATVSMGGTGTAPTVTNWSVTTRRAYAVSPAYDSGTNFATYQAPTITSNGAAVTHYTITYSDSADGIAWGADVSNFATLTRRYVRFKVNLKQPTTQITGIALPYQY; encoded by the coding sequence GTGCGTTTTTCGCGCGTATTCGCGCTGAGCCTCATGCTGGTCGGCTGCCACCTCCCTGCTGCGGTCAAGCAACCCGTGGCGCCGCCCACCGGCGAGCGCGCGAGCGCACTTGATGCCCAGCGGTCGCAGGCCGACTTAGCGGTCGATTCGAGCGTCAAGGGGGTCGCGGCCTTCCCGCAGCCGCTCGCCGCCCAGGCCGCCCCCGGCCACGTGCTCAACCAGGCGGTCGTCTTCCTGGTGGATCCGGACACCCGCCTGACGGTGACGGTCGGCAAGACCGACGCGGCGGGCAACTTCACCCTCGCGCTGAACGACTACGTCCCGGATCCGGCCAAGATCTACCTGCTCGAAGCCTACAAGGGACTTGCGGCCAACGCCGCGGGCGCAGACGCCGCGCGCCTGCGGACCTTCCTGAAGTGGACGGGCAGCTCGTGGCAGAGCATCACGCAGGGCGGAGTCGTCCTCACCCCCCTGACGACGGCCCTCGCCCTGATGAACAGCCTCAACCCCGCCGTCACCCGCACGAGCCTGCTCGATAAGGTCAACGGCAGCGGCGCGCTGACCAGCCCCCCCGCGGGCTACACGGCGCTCGAGGTCAACGGCCTCGCCGGGGCCATCCAGCGTTACCTGGCGGGTGATATCGATCCGGTGTCGAGCGTCTCGGGCCTCGCGCCGGCCGTGACGAGCCTGTCGCCCGCGAGCGCCGTGCCGCTCGCGGCGATCGCCATCAACGGGACGGGCTTCTCCCCGGTGGCGGGGGACAACGTCGTCACCTTCGGCGGTAACGTCGTGGGCGCGGTCTACATGGCAAGCCCCAAGCAGCTCATCGTCGTGGTCCCCCAGGGCGCGACGTCGGGCAACATCAAGGTCACGACCCGCTCCAAGGACAGCAACCTCGTCAACTTCGTCGTCACGGGCGGCCAGGGGCCGGCGGGCTTCGTCATCTCGGACCTCTCGCCCAGCATCGCCATGCCGGGCGAGACGATCAACATCCTCGGCGCGGGCTTCAGCCCGACGGCGGCCGAGAACGTGGTGACCTTCCAGCAGGGGGGCGGTGGCACCGTCACGGCCACCCCGACCCAGGCGGCGCCGCACAGCCTGATGGTGCAGGTCCCCGCGGGGGCCATCTCGGGCCCGGTTTCAGTCACGATCAACGGCAATACCACCAATCGCTTCTACTTCAACGCCATGACCCCCGTCATCACGGGGATCAGTCCCACTTCGGGTACCGTCGCCACCGCCGTCAAGCTCGACGGCCGCAGCTTCGGCTCTCAGGGCCTCCAGAGCGCCGTCCGTTTCAACGGGGCCGTCAACCAGGGCAGCATCGTCTCGTGGGGCACCAACCAGGTGGTGGTCAAGCCGCCGGCTCCTTCCTTGATCTCCAAGGTGAGCGGCCCGCTCTCCGCCGTGATGCTGACGGGCAGCGTGAGCCAGCCCTTCGGGAACTTCACGGCGAACGCCTCGGTGGTCGAGGGCTTCACGGGCGCGCCGGGGGCTGGGACCACCGCCTCCTGGACGGGCGGGATTCTGCAGGCGGGGGTTGCGGACACGGCCTTCACCCAGACCAACTTCAGCGCCAACACCAACACCGGCAACTTTGTCGCGAACGCCTCGGGCCTGACCGTCACCCCGGTCACGGGCACCTTCCCCATCGCGGTCAGCGGCTACCAGTACGATGCCGGCACCAGCTACTCGGCGAGGACCCAGCTCGGGGTGGACGACGCTTACTTCTTCGCGCCGGGCACCTCGGCCAAGAAGGTGCGCCGCTACAACCTCTACACCGGCGCCTTCGAGGACGAGACGGCCCTGAGCTACGGGGATGCGGTCATCTGGAACCCCAACAACGGCTACGCCTCGCTCGCCGCGAGCGCGTACCAGGCCTTCAAGCTCGGGACCACCTGGGGCGGGGCGGCCTTCACCACGCCGACCGATTCGAGTGCTACGAACCTGGCCAACTCCACCCACGCCATGTTCGCCACCGACGGCACCACCTACTACCACTACGACTGCGGCGCCGGCCACAAGGTGAGCCTCTTGAGCAGCGCGCTCGGCGATCTCGGATCCTGGCCCGGCGTGTCCTACGGCTGCGGCTCGGGTCCCGCCTCGGCGGCGGGCTTCACCGGCCTGAGCGAGGTCTTGACCAACCCGGGCAACGCCACCAACAGCATCACGACCCTCGATCGCGTCAACGGGAGCAGCTGGAGCAAGAATGCGGTGGCGCTGCCCTTCGCGCTCGACGGGACGGGGGTGAGCGGGGTCAATGTTCCGCTCATCGGCTCGAACGGCGTCCACCTCTTCGTCCTCGGGCGGAACCCGGGCTATAACGGCAACGCCATCAGCCTGTTCCGGTTCACCTACTCAGGCGGGGTCCTGACCCACCTGACCTCGGGGGGCAGCGCGACCTCGACCACGGCGGCGATCGCGTTGACCGCCAACTCGGTCTGGAACACGGTCACCTTCACCCGCAACGTCCCGGCGAACTCGAACTGCACCATCGACGTGCTGGACGGGACCTCGGGGGCGGTCCTGAAGAGCAACATCGCGAGCGGCGCGAGCATCGGGGACCTCACGGCGAGCTCCATCAAGCTCCGCGCGACCGTGAGCATGGGCGGCACCGGCACCGCCCCGACCGTAACCAACTGGTCGGTGACGACCCGCCGGGCCTACGCCGTCTCGCCGGCTTACGACAGCGGGACCAACTTCGCGACCTACCAGGCGCCGACCATCACCAGCAACGGGGCGGCAGTCACGCACTACACGATCACCTACTCCGACAGCGCCGATGGGATCGCCTGGGGGGCGGACGTCTCCAACTTCGCCACCTTGACCCGCCGCTACGTGCGCTTCAAGGTCAATCTCAAGCAGCCCACCACCCAGATCACCGGGATCGCCCTTCCCTACCAGTACTGA
- a CDS encoding IPT/TIG domain-containing protein: MRHFLLISLLMLPGCAVMAPEPPSALPLFGQVSFPTERSAQADLNDVAVSATVSLIRADTNETVHTALTDQNRKFVFSFVKWQPTVDALYYLEALKGLGSNQAGNAVIRIRTLAQYTATGWRSLGASGSGVQLTAGTTAVTIVASHLGPAQVPPLGLLGKMTIGVPDPSLVPTTPDTLDPTGTGISNAQYHAVYDLVARALDRDADPLERVSYNGSTFAMKAYAVPGISAVVPSAAAIGATVTLQGSNFDAVPANNTVFFNGVPAIPATGSATQLVVTVPAGATSGPVSVTTGAGPAGVTQNFSVIQPPSGVLTAL, translated from the coding sequence ATGCGACACTTTCTCTTGATCTCGCTCCTTATGCTGCCTGGCTGCGCCGTGATGGCTCCCGAGCCGCCAAGCGCCCTGCCGCTTTTCGGCCAGGTTTCCTTCCCGACCGAGCGCAGCGCCCAGGCCGACCTCAACGACGTCGCCGTCTCGGCCACGGTTTCGCTGATCCGCGCGGACACCAACGAGACGGTCCACACCGCCCTGACGGACCAGAATCGCAAGTTCGTCTTCTCGTTCGTCAAGTGGCAGCCTACCGTGGACGCGCTCTACTACCTGGAAGCCCTCAAGGGCCTCGGCTCGAACCAGGCCGGCAACGCGGTGATCCGGATCAGGACCCTCGCGCAGTACACCGCCACCGGCTGGCGGAGCCTCGGGGCGAGCGGCAGCGGCGTCCAGCTGACGGCGGGCACCACGGCCGTGACGATCGTCGCAAGCCACCTGGGGCCCGCTCAGGTGCCGCCGCTCGGCCTGCTCGGCAAGATGACGATCGGCGTGCCCGATCCGAGTCTCGTTCCCACGACGCCCGACACCCTGGACCCCACGGGGACGGGCATCAGCAACGCGCAGTACCACGCCGTGTACGACCTGGTGGCGCGCGCCCTCGACCGGGACGCCGATCCCCTGGAGCGCGTCTCCTACAACGGTTCGACTTTCGCCATGAAGGCCTACGCCGTACCGGGGATCTCGGCCGTGGTGCCGTCGGCGGCGGCCATCGGGGCCACCGTGACCCTCCAGGGCAGCAACTTCGACGCGGTGCCTGCGAACAACACGGTCTTCTTCAACGGGGTGCCCGCCATTCCCGCCACGGGGAGCGCCACCCAGCTTGTCGTCACGGTGCCGGCGGGCGCCACCTCGGGTCCGGTCTCGGTCACCACCGGCGCCGGGCCGGCAGGGGTGACCCAGAACTTCTCGGTGATTCAGCCTCCTTCGGGCGTCCTCACCGCACTCTGA